A window of Choristoneura fumiferana chromosome 8, NRCan_CFum_1, whole genome shotgun sequence contains these coding sequences:
- the LOC141430394 gene encoding acyl-coenzyme A diphosphatase FITM2-like, which translates to MTSRTNHKSYTRMNFNIQNESPETKGSKPTPEASSVFEVLILMIMHICKKILFFDTNLKIAIYLGALFLLSLMADSLTFPKSYFSRSDNMFNQYFVKIGWFWTLFLTVPYVLLTSHTTCCGKSRLIATGHLSRLAIATFFWYTWTMIFNVIETKYGRCNMKNIDNKVICLKNGGFWNGFDISGHCFILIYSSLIMIEEAKAINGWERIKDYIRDEKYTRSINDKSVSINPLRKITNEELNIVQKSYEKCTAYVRSFLIAITLLQILWDVMLVSTILYYHIMVEKFISGVIAILTWFVTYRIWYTIPNVLPNLPGDGSFKYNKEKVTSTPTFRKRSTTNGKHFMGMPITKLPDATDAPSDEKR; encoded by the coding sequence atgacaAGTAGAACAAATCACAAAAGTTATACTCGAAtgaattttaatattcaaaatgaATCTCCAGAAACTAAAGGTAGTAAACCTACACCAGAAGCATCTTCTGTCTTTGAGGTTCTCATTTTAATGATAATGcacatttgcaagaagatactATTTTTCgacacgaatttaaaaatagctATATATTTAGGAGCTCTCTTCTTACTTTCACTGATGGCCGACAGTCTAACATTTCCGAAGTCATATTTCTCAAGAAGTGACAATATGTTCAACCAATACTTTGTAAAAATTGGATGGTTTTGGACTTTATTCCTGACTGTGCCTTACGTTTTATTGACATCTCACACCACTTGTTGTGGAAAGAGTAGACTCATAGCCACGGGACACTTGTCGAGATTGGCGATTGCTACATTTTTCTGGTATACATGGACAATGATCTTCAATGTTATTGAGACAAAATATGGTCGGTGCAACATGAAAAACATTGATAACAAagttatttgtttgaaaaatggaGGCTTTTGGAATGGATTTGATATATCTGGACATTGTTTCATTCTTATATATTCAAGTTTGATAATGATAGAGGAAGCCAAAGCAATAAATGGATGGGAAAGAATTAAAGATTATATTAGAGATGAAAAGTACACAAGAAGCATTAATGATAAGTCTGTTAGCATTAATCCTTTAAGGAAGATTACCAATGAGGAATTAAATATTGTACAGAAAtcttatgaaaaatgtacagcCTATGTAAGATCATTTTTGATAGCTATTACACTACTTCAAATTCTTTGGGATGTGATGCTGGTCTCTACTATATTATATTACCATATAATGGTAGAAAAATTTATCAGTGGCGTGATAGCTATACTTACATGGTTTGTAACTTATAGAATTTGGTATACCATACCAAATGTTCTGCCCAACTTGCCAGGGGATGGATCTTTTAAATACAACAAAGAAAAAGTGACTTCTACTCCCACATTCAGAAAGAGGAGCACCACCAATGGCAAACATTTTATGGGAATGCCTATCACTAAGCTTCCAGATGCTACAGATGCTCCATCAGAtgaaaaaagataa
- the LOC141430399 gene encoding LOW QUALITY PROTEIN: YTH domain-containing protein 1-like (The sequence of the model RefSeq protein was modified relative to this genomic sequence to represent the inferred CDS: deleted 1 base in 1 codon) → MEASNNTDAVNLGVGEVEAEIGEELKQLEEGKDYDTRSEVSSSTSSDSSTPSISSASSKSKERRTNRKRTKSESRSPIQTKRARVTTTTNKTKTYDYMTKLNYLFRDTRFFLIKSNNAENITLSKAKGVWSTLPQNEANLNQAYRESRNVLLIFSVKESGKFAGFARLSSESRRDVPPISWVLPPGLSAKVLDGVFKVDWICRKELPFSSTLHLYNPWNEGKPVKIGRDGQEIEPKVAEELCRLFPEDEGIEMTPILRKSKEASKKAYLKSGGNYRTYRAPLLTRGSNFRSRLNTSSRSRRKIFMPPRSRLSSGSYKRRSPSPYMRERLPVWFTRGRDSYSSSSSAAAEAYVAEYMRSMHHQLPPLPYVPPPGFSGALAAYDGLPPPPPPPPPRYYDGPLADYPRSVLVYDKRSYERSVDEFLWRTSDRSRGRSRDRESHRSYRDRR, encoded by the exons ATGGAGGCTTCTAATAACACCGACGCCGTCAATCTTGGCGTCGGTGAAGTTGAAGCGGAGATAGGGGAAGAATTGAAACAGTTAGAAGAAGGAAAGGATTATGACACAAGAAGCGAAGTATCGAGTTCGACCTCCAGTGATTCCAGCACGCCCAGTATCAGCTCCGCCAGTTCTAAGTCA AAAGAGAGACGCACAAATCGTAAACGTACGAAGTCTGAGAGCCGTTCTCCAATACAAACTAAGCGGGCACGTGTTACGACTACCACCAACAAAACAAAGACTTATGATTATATGACGAAACTGAATTACTTGTTCAGAGATACACGATTTTTcttaatcaaatcaaataatgCTGAGAATATTACACTGTCTAAAGCCAAAGGTGTATGGTCAACTTTACCTCAAAACGAAGCAAATTTGAACCAGGCTTACAGAGAATCAAGAAATGTACTGCTAATTTTTTCAGTGAAAGAGAGTGGAAAGTTTGCTGGGTTTGCTCGGCTGAGCAGTGAATCACGGCGCGATGTGCCACCCATATCTTGGGTACTGCCTCCCGGTTTGTCAGCCAAAGTTCTGGATGGCGTCTTCAAAGTTGACTGGATTTGCCGAAAAGAATTGCCATTCAGCagtacactacacttatataacCCTTGGAATGAAGGTAAACCAGTCAAGATTGGAAGAGATGGACAAGAGATTGAGCCTAAAGTTGCTGAAGAATTATGTAGATTATTTCCTGAAGATGAAGGTATTGAAATGACGCCAATTCTTCGCAAGTCGAAAGAGGCATCGAAAAAGGCCTACTTAAAAAGTGGTGGTAATTACAGAACATACAGAGCACCTTTGTTGACTAGAGGGTCAAATTTCAGAAGTCGTTTAAACACATCATCCAGAAGCAGGCGCAAGATTTTCATGCCACCCAGGAGTCGGTTGTCCTCTGGTTCATATAAGAGAAGGTCTCCATCACCCTACATGCGGGAGAGGCTCCCAGTGTGGTTCACCCGCGGGCGCGACAGCTACAGCAGCAGCAGTTCTGCCGCGGCGGAGGCTTACGTGGCCGAGTATATGCGCTCCATGCATCATCAGCTGCCACCTCTGCCATATGTGCCGCCGCCAGGGTTCAGTGGAGCTCTCGCTGCATATGACGGGttgcccccgccgccgccgcctcccCCGCCTCGCTACTACGACGGGCCATTGGCTGACTACCCACGTTCAGTGTTAGTGTATGATAAAAGATCGTATGAACGATCAGTAGATGAGTTTCTTTGGCGCACCTCAGATCGCTCTCGAGGCCGCAGTCGCGACCGCGAGTCGCACAGGTCTTACCGTGATCGACGGTAG
- the LOC141430395 gene encoding ganglioside-induced differentiation-associated protein 1-like isoform X2: MALYEKNVQFEPLVLDITKGEQYSSWFLDINPRGEIPVLKVNNRIIPDSTRILDYLEDYLDPELPPLINVSTDRKVLNNINKFRDLIDALPAGVITVGSFFHPQLCGRPKLPFILPVREVLKSGDLGSSKNLRKLAEDNPKAKGVLLYKAEIQDRKHEILTNEEEYLKILNIVDQVLTQVENQLKDQSEDNWLCCENFSIADVDLAILLHRLWELGLEGRFWAGGKRPLIENYYNRVQQRDSFKKTVPNLPLHVKMIVTSQPPAYVGAAGAASLGVVIAILYVFKKLIH, translated from the exons ATGGCATTGTATGAGAAGAATGTACAATTTGAACCATTGGTGCTGGATATTACGAAAGGCGAACAGTATTCATCTTGGTTCCTTGATATTAACCCTCGTGGAGAGATTCCCGTACTAAAAGTTAACAACCGGATCATTCCAGATTCTACAAGAATTCTAGATTATTTGGAAGACTATTTGGATCCTG AGCTTCCCCCACTGATCAATGTGTCAACGGATAGAAAGgttttaaataacataaacaaATTCCGTGACCTGATTGATGCACTGCCAGCAGGTGTTATAACTGTTGGATCATTCTTCCATCCTCAGTTGTGTGGCAGACCTAAACTGCCCTTCATTTTGCCTGTTCGTGAAGTCTTAAAAA GTGGAGACTTGGGTAGTTCTAAAAATTTAAGGAAACTAGCTGAAGATAATCCTAAAGCTAAAGGAGTCTTGCTCTACAAAGCTGAAATCCAAGATAGAAAGCATGAAATACTTACAAATGAAGAAGAATATTTAAAGATCTTAAATATTGTGGATCAAGTCTTGACACAGGTGGAAAACCAATTAAAAGACCAAAGTGAAG ACAATTGGTTGTGCTGTGAAAATTTTAGCATAGCTGATGTGGACTTGGCAATACTTTTGCATCGTTTATGGGAACTAGGCCTGGAAGGCAGGTTCTGGGCTGGAGGGAAACGTCCATTGATTGAAAATTATTACAACCGTGTCCAACAAAGAGACTCTTTTAAGAAGACTGTGCCTAATCTTCCGCTGCATGTTAAAATGATTGTAACATCTCAGCCACCAGCTTATGTAGGGGCGGCTGGTGCAGCCTCTCTTGGTGTTGTCATTGCTATTTTGTATGTATTCAAAAAACTCATTCattaa
- the LOC141430395 gene encoding ganglioside-induced differentiation-associated protein 1-like isoform X1 encodes MHYVQKYLEKLPMPKGSIKSVNGGNGTNIFLYCNYYSFYSQKVLMALYEKNVQFEPLVLDITKGEQYSSWFLDINPRGEIPVLKVNNRIIPDSTRILDYLEDYLDPELPPLINVSTDRKVLNNINKFRDLIDALPAGVITVGSFFHPQLCGRPKLPFILPVREVLKSGDLGSSKNLRKLAEDNPKAKGVLLYKAEIQDRKHEILTNEEEYLKILNIVDQVLTQVENQLKDQSEDNWLCCENFSIADVDLAILLHRLWELGLEGRFWAGGKRPLIENYYNRVQQRDSFKKTVPNLPLHVKMIVTSQPPAYVGAAGAASLGVVIAILYVFKKLIH; translated from the exons ATGCATTATGTTCAAAAGTATCTCGAAAAGTTACCAATGCCTAAAGGAAGTATTAAATCCGTTAACGGTGGCAACGGAACCAACATCTTCCTGTACTGCAACTATTATAGCTTTTATTCCCAAAAG GTTTTAATGGCATTGTATGAGAAGAATGTACAATTTGAACCATTGGTGCTGGATATTACGAAAGGCGAACAGTATTCATCTTGGTTCCTTGATATTAACCCTCGTGGAGAGATTCCCGTACTAAAAGTTAACAACCGGATCATTCCAGATTCTACAAGAATTCTAGATTATTTGGAAGACTATTTGGATCCTG AGCTTCCCCCACTGATCAATGTGTCAACGGATAGAAAGgttttaaataacataaacaaATTCCGTGACCTGATTGATGCACTGCCAGCAGGTGTTATAACTGTTGGATCATTCTTCCATCCTCAGTTGTGTGGCAGACCTAAACTGCCCTTCATTTTGCCTGTTCGTGAAGTCTTAAAAA GTGGAGACTTGGGTAGTTCTAAAAATTTAAGGAAACTAGCTGAAGATAATCCTAAAGCTAAAGGAGTCTTGCTCTACAAAGCTGAAATCCAAGATAGAAAGCATGAAATACTTACAAATGAAGAAGAATATTTAAAGATCTTAAATATTGTGGATCAAGTCTTGACACAGGTGGAAAACCAATTAAAAGACCAAAGTGAAG ACAATTGGTTGTGCTGTGAAAATTTTAGCATAGCTGATGTGGACTTGGCAATACTTTTGCATCGTTTATGGGAACTAGGCCTGGAAGGCAGGTTCTGGGCTGGAGGGAAACGTCCATTGATTGAAAATTATTACAACCGTGTCCAACAAAGAGACTCTTTTAAGAAGACTGTGCCTAATCTTCCGCTGCATGTTAAAATGATTGTAACATCTCAGCCACCAGCTTATGTAGGGGCGGCTGGTGCAGCCTCTCTTGGTGTTGTCATTGCTATTTTGTATGTATTCAAAAAACTCATTCattaa
- the LOC141430396 gene encoding uncharacterized protein, translating into MRKVSKSRTDDDGISSANGSVVNDDQSETQQSDDRNDKDMESDPNASGNEAEGKEKEVKKGKSSKKGRKRKTEKEDTKKDTEEEYEVEKVVDSKKIKGKLHYLIRWKGYSADSDTWEPENTLSCPDLISKYHDEKENSKNKESTTPKTGKKRGAPKKEKAGAKKAKPTKKEWDGENADENAEYEVDRILEVHHKKNGKREFLIHWKGWSNKFDSWEPEDNLNCSDLIKKFMDKVDAARSTDSRNLRVAPGTTNRFTLQDPTSGRRLSKRRGQRQRVRYDDAE; encoded by the exons ATGCGTAAAGTTTCTAAGAGTCGTACTGACGATGATGGGATTTCATCTGCCAACGGGTCTGTTGTAAATGATGATCAGTCGGAAACACAACAATCCGATGACCGCAATGATAAAGACATGGAATCTGACCCTAATGCAAGTGGAAATGAAGCAGAGGGGAAAGAAAAAGAAGTGAAAAAGGGGAAGTCTTCAAAAAAAGGGAGAAAAAGGAAGACGGAGAAAGAGGATACTAAAAAAGATACTGAAGAAGAATACGAA GTGGAGAAAGTAGTTGACTCAAAGAAGATCAAGggaaaattgcattatttaATTCGTTGGAAGGGATACTCTGCAGATAGTGATACCTGGGAGCCAGAGAACACACTGTCTTGTCCAGATCTGATCAGCAAGTACCATGATGAA AAAGAAAACTCAAAAAATAAGGAATCAACTACTCCAAAAACAGGCAAGAAGAGAGGAGCTCCAAAGAAAGAAAAAGCTGGTGCTAAGAAAGCTAAGCCTACGAAAAAAGAATGGGACGGTGAGAATGCTGATGAGAATGCCGAATATGAG GTTGACAGAATTTTGGAAGTACATCACAAGAAGAATGGCAAAAGAGAGTTTCTCATTCACTGGAAGGGATGGTCCAATAAATTCGATTCTTGGGAACCAGAAGACAATCTCAATTGCTCTGATCTGATAAAGAAGTTTATGGATaag GTGGATGCTGCCCGTTCGACTGATTCTCGCAACTTACGAGTGGCTCCCGGCACCACCAACCGGTTCACTTTACAGGACCCCACTTCCGGTCGCAGACTTAGCAAGAGGCGAGGTCAACGTCAGAG AGTTCGTTACGACGATGCAGAATAA